A single Camelus ferus isolate YT-003-E chromosome 3, BCGSAC_Cfer_1.0, whole genome shotgun sequence DNA region contains:
- the IRX4 gene encoding iroquois-class homeodomain protein IRX-4: MSYPQFGYPYSSAPQFLMPTNSLSTCCESGGRTLADSRPAASAQAPVYCPVYESRLLATARHELNSAAALGVYGGPYGGAQGYGNYVTYGSEASAFYSLNSFDSKDTPGSAHSGLAPAAAAAYYPYEPALGQYPYDRYGTMDSGTRRKNATRETTSTLKAWLQEHRKNPYPTKGEKIMLAIITKMTLTQVSTWFANARRRLKKENKMTWPPRNKCSEEKRPYAEGDEDEGGEEEAQEQLVKSTKSEESISKEKDLELSDLEDFDPLEGEPSECELKPPFQPLDGGLERIPTTPDGPSAPGKEASGALRMPLAAGGALILDQDLERVRSCVRSSAAGPEQQPGAGGGPQACEAKLGFAPAGAPAGLEAKPRIWSLAHTATAAAASALGQTEFPSCMLKRQGPPGPAAASLEPTSSSPTAPAPSGALDRHQDSPVTSLRNWVDGVFHDPILRHSTLNQVWATAKGTLLDPGPLGRSLGTGANVLTTSMARSFPPAAPHDTSAAGAAKELLAVPKAGGKPFCA; the protein is encoded by the exons ATGTCCTACCCGCAGTTTGGGTACCCCTACTCCTCAGCACCCCAG TTCTTGATGCCCACCAACTCCCTGAGCACGTGCTGCGAATCGGGCGGCCGCACGCTGGCAGACTCCCGGCCAGCCGCCTCGGCCCAGGCGCCAGTCTACTGCCCGGTCTACGAGAGCCGGCTGCTGGCCACCGCGCGCCACGAGCTCAACTCGGCCGCGGCGCTGGGCGTCTACGGGGGCCCCTACGGGGGCGCGCAGGGCTATGGCAACTACGTGACCTACGGCTCCGAGGCATCGGCCTTCTACTCGCTG AACAGCTTCGACTCCAAGGACACTCCGGGCTCTGCTCACTCGGGCCTCGCtcctgctgccgccgccgcctacTACCCCTACGAGCCGGCGCTGGGCCAGTACCCGTATGACAG GTACGGGACCATGGACAGCGGCACGCGGCGGAAGAACGCCACGCGCGAGACCACCAGCACGCTCAAGGCCTGGCTGCAGGAGCACCGCAAGAACCCCTACCCCACCAAGGGCGAGAAGATCATGCTGGCCATCATCACCAAGATGACCCTCACGCAGGTCTCCACCTGGTTCGCCAACGCGCGCCGGCGCCTCAAGAAGGAGAACAAGATGACGTGGCCGCCAAGGAACAAGTGCTCGGAGGAGAAGCGGCCCTACGCGGAGGGCGACGAGGACGAGGGGGGCGAGGAGGAAGCTCAGGAGCAGCTGGTCAAGAGCACCAAGAGTGAAG AGTCCATCAGCAAAGAGAAGGATCTGGAGCTCAGTGACTTGGAGGACTTCGACCCCCTGGAGGGGGAGCCCTCAGAGTGCGAGCTGAAGCCACCCTTCCAGCCCCTGGATGGAGGCCTGGAGCGCATCCCCACCACGCCTGATGGCCCCAGCGCCCCAGGGAAGGAGGCCTCAGGCGCCCTCCGGATGCCCCTGGCTGCCGGGGGTGCGCTCATCCTGGACCAGGACCTGGAAAGGGTGCGGAGCTGCGTCCGGAGCTCAGCAGCTGGGCCGGAACAGCAGCCAGGCGCGGGAGGCGGCCCGCAGGCCTGCGAGGCCAAGCTGGGCTTTGCTCCGGCTGGGGCGCCGGCGGGCCTCGAAGCCAAGCCGAGAATCTGGTCCCTGGCACACACGGCCACTGCGGCCGCTGCCTCTGCTCTCGGCCAGACTGAGTTTCCCTCGTGCATGCTCAAGCGCCAAGGCCCCCCTGGCCCTGCGGCCGCCTCCTTGgagcccacctcctcctcacccaCAGCCCCGGCCCCCTCCGGCGCCCTGGACCGGCACCAGGACTCCCCGGTAACCAGTCTCAGAAACTGGGTGGATGGGGTCTTCCACGACCCCATCCTCAGGCACAGCACTTTGAACCAGGTCTGGGCCACCGCCAAGGGCACCCTCCTGGACCCGGGGCCGCTGGGCCGCTCGCTGGGGACAGGCGCGAACGTGTTGACGACATCAATGGCCCGCTCCTTCCCGCCCGCCGCGCCCCACGACACCTCTGCCGCCGGTGCCGCCAAGGAGTTGCTGGCTGTGCCCAAGGCTGGCGGCAAGCCCTTTTGCGCCTGA